The DNA window ACAATATTTTTCATTTTTTAACCACCTTATTCTACGGGTCTTAGAAAAATCAATACAGTGTTTTCAACACTGTCCAGATTTAACTAAAACAACAGACTTACTTACTATTAACCACAAAATTTATCTATAGAAATAATTCGATTTGTATACAAACTATAACCTAGCAATCTCCTCATATACCTTATCACAGATATGATTATCTATTTTTACATCATTCCACAATTCCTGTGCTTTTATAGCTTGACCTACCAACATATAAAGTCCATTTACAGCTTTTAATCCTTTTTCCTTTGATTCTTTTAAAAGCAACGTCTCTTGTGGATTATAGATTAAATCAATAGCCGTATGAAAATTTAAAAGGTCTTCTTTTTTTACTGGTGAAACATCCACATGAGGATACATACCACACGGAGTACAATTGATGAGCATGTCATAATCTTTTAGAGTTTTTACCTCCTTATAAGAGATCATTTTAAATTCCTTATACTTTTCTTTCCCTTTATGAACATCTCTACTTACAAGAGTGATATCTTTTATTCCTCCATCTAAAAGATATTGCAGCACTGCCTTTGAAGCTCCTCCTGTTCCTAATACAGCGGCCCTTTTATTTTCTATTTGAATATCATTTGTATCAAGCATCATTCCAAATCCATAATAATCTGTATTGTATCCAATAGTTTTTCCATCTCTAAAGCATATTGTATTTACAGCACCTATTCTTTTAGCCTCTTCTGATATTTCATCTAAATACTTCATTAAATCAACCTTATAAGGAATGGTTACATTTACGCCCCCTACCTCTAAAGCTTTTAATCCATATAAGGCATCCTTTAAATTTTCTCTTTTGATTTCAAACAAATGATAATGTCCTTTTCTTTTTAATTCTTTAAATATTATTTCATGGATCTTAGGAGAAAAGCTATGCGTTAATTTTTCTCCTATAAGACCGTAAAGTTTCATATTCTCTCCCACCTATCTGTTATGTTCTTTGTAATTTCCAAGAAGTTGAAAAAAGCTACTCCCTTGCCCAATTAAATCAATGGATTTCTTTACAACCTCTTCATTTAAATTTCCCTCAAAATCTATATAAAAGAAGTATTCCCATGACTTGTTAATCATTGGTCTAGATTCTATTTTTAACATATTCAAATTATTTTCTGCAAAGTATCTTAAAATACCATATAATGCTCCTGCCCTGTGAGGAGTTGCTACTACTACACTAATTTTGTTAGCCTTTAAATCCATTTCTAAATTTTTTCCTATAATAATAAATCTTGTATAATTGCTTTTATTATAATTTATATTGGATGCAATAATATCTAAATCATATAACTTCGCTGCCTTCTTACTGGCTACAGCAGCCTTCATTTTTGTATTTTCATCCTTTATAAGCTTTGCACTCATTGCCGTATTTTTGTAAGGGATTAATTTAAGATCTTCATATTTTTTAAAAAATTCACTTGATTGACTAAATGCCTGAGGATGAGAATATACTTCTTTTATATCCTCCATTTTTGTCCCTTTCATTCCTAACAAATGGTGCTCTACTTTTATACATTTCTCTCCTATAATGTAAAATCCATATTGCCTTAAAAGATCATACACTTCTGCAATACCACCCGTAGAAGAGTTTTCAATGGGTAGTACACCATAATTGATTTCATCTCTTTTTAAGCTTTCAAATACATCTTTAAATTCACGAACATTTTTTCGAGTAGCATTTTCTCCAAAATATTCTATCAAGGCTTGTTCACTAAAAGAACCTTCTACCCCTTGAAATCCTACTATCAGTTTATCATCATCTCTTTTTTTATTTTCTTCTTCAATACTTTTCAATTCTTCCTTCTGAACACTTCGACTAATTTCCATCAACTTTTTGAAAAATTCTTCTGTTGGTTCCTGAAAAGATTTGTTTTTTAAATGATCAATATTTTTCTTTATTACTTGAATTTCTCTATCTTTATGAAATACAGGCATATGATTTATTTTTTTATATTGGGCGATTTTTAATACGGTTTCCATACGTCTTTCAAAGAGCTTTACCATTTCTTTATCAATATAATCAATTTCATTCCGTAGCTTATCTAAATCATCCATCCTATCCCATCCTTTTCCATTAAAAGATCCAATAAGGCTATTGCTGCTGCAGCTTCTACTACAGGTACTGCTCTTGGTACAATACAAGGATCATGCCGTCCTTCTATTTTCATATTTATATTTTCTCTTTTTTCTATATGAACACTTCTCTGCATTTTTCCAATAGAAGGGGTGGGCTTGAGGGCTGCTTTAAAAATGATAGGCATGCCATTACTAATTCCACCAAGGATTCCTCCATTATGATTGGTAAAGGTTTTTATTTTGTCTTCTTCTATAAAATATTCATCATTGGCATATGATCCTTTCATACTTGTAATAGAAAATCCTTCCCCAAATTCAACCCCCTTAACCCCAGGAATAGAAAATAACATATGAGAAACCTTACTTTCTATAGAATCAAAAAATGGAGAACCTACTCCTACTGGAAAGTTTATGATAGCTGTCTCTATAATTCCTCCAATAGAATCTTCTTTACTCTTTGCTTTTAAAATCGCCTCTTTCATGATACTTCCCTTTTCATCATCTATAACAGGAAATTCTTTGTGGGTCAATTTTTTTAAAAGTTCTCCTTTTATATTTACACTATCAAAACCTTCTTCTACAATAGATCCAATGCTTTTGATATGACTTCCAATGAATATATCCTTTTTCCCTAAAATTTGTTTTGCCACTGATCCTGCGAAAACAAGAGGTGCCGTTATTCTTCCTGAAAAATGCCCTCCCCCTCTATAATCATTGGCTCCAAAATATTTTACATATCCTGTATAATCAGCATGCCCAGGTCTTATCATAGCCTTTGTTTTTTCATAATCCTTTGACCGCTGATTGGTATTGTATATGACAGCACAAAGAGGTGTTCCTGTGGTTTTATTGTTAAAATATCCACTTAATATGTCAAATTGATCCTTTTCTTTTCTCGATGTAGCTAACTTACTTTTTCCAGGTGCTCTTCTTTGCATTTCTCTGTTGATTTCCTCTAAGTCTAGAGTGATTCCGCCTTTAAGTCCATCTATGACAACACCAATTCCTTTTCCGTGAGATTCTCCGAAAATAGAAACCTTTATGTTATTTCCCCATAGGTTGCTCATTAATTTTTCCTCCTAGTTTTTCAAAATCTTTCCAAAATCTTGGATAAGATTTTTTCACAGCATCATTGTTTTGTATGATGACAGGCTCCGTACACTTTATAGAGGCAACGGCTAAAGCCATAGCAATACGATGATCATTCCAGCTATCAACGACCCCACCCTTTAGTTCTTCTTTTCCATGAATCTCTAAACCATCTTCTAATTCTTTTATATCTGCACCTAATTTACTTAATTCTGTTGCCATAGCCTTTAGTCTATCGGATTCCTTTATACGAAGTCTCGCTGCATTGACTATTTTGGTTGTTCCCTTACTAAGGGCTCCTAAAACAGAAAGGATGGGCACTAAATCAGGACATTGGGATGCATCAATGATCATTCCTTCAGTTTTTGACTGCTTAACTTTAACAAAATCATCATGAATAGCTATATCTGCTCCCATTTTCCCTACAATATCTAAAATAGCTTTATCCCCTTGTAAAGAATCTATATTTAGATCTTTGCACTTCATAGATTCTCCTAATATTCCTGCTACAATAAAGAAGGCTGCTTGTGAAAAATCTCCTTCTACTCTATAATTGTCAGACTTATACTTTTGATTTCCTTTAATGATAAACTCTTCATAGTTATTATTTTCTACCTCTATAGAGAATTTTTTCAGCATATCTAGTGTTAAATCTACATACCCCTTAGATTCAAGCTCCGTTGTAATAAGGATTTTAGAATCTCCATCAAGAAGGGGGAGTACAAATAAAAGACCTGTTATAAACTGTGAACTAATATTTCCTTTCATTTTAAAAGTACCTGATTTTAGTATTCCCTCTACGCTTAAAGGTAGTTTTCCTTCATTATTTGAATAATCTATATTTTGCTCTTTAAAAATCTTATAGTACGTATCAAGAGGACGTTCCACAAGTTTTCCTCTTCCCGTATAGGTTACCTTTTCACCTAAAATGCCTGCCATGGGAATTAAAAATCTAATGGTAGAACCAGATTCTTTACAGTCAATTTGATGATTCAATAATTTTAATTTTTTCTTTCCTTGTATATGCACACTACATATTCCATTTTCATCTATTTCCGAATTTTGTGCTGTAATACCAAAGGATTTCATAGCTTCTAGCGTTGCAATAATATCATCAGAAAATGCAATATTTTCTATAAGGCTCTCTCCTTCAGAAAGAGCTGCACAAATAATGGCTCTATGACTCATACTTTTCGATGGCGGTATTTTTACTTCTCCATTTAATACGGATGGATTAATTTCTACACACTTCACACGCACAAACTCCTTTCTATATAAGGACTTCAATATCTTTTCTATGAATTTTTTCAATGAAACTTTCCCCTATTTTTTTGATCAATACCATATTCATATATTGTCCCTTGTTTTTCTTATCAAGTCCGATGGTTTTAATGATTTCTTCTTGATCCATAGGAGGCATTTCATAGGGCAAATCATATTTACAAAGTATTTCTTTTATGAAATTCTTCGTTCCCTTCTCTGTTATTCCCATTGCTTCACCTTTTTTTGTTATGTGATACATGCCTATTGCCACAGCTTCTCCATGAGTATACTTTTCATACCTATAATGTTTCTCTACTGCATGACCTAAAGTATGACCAAAGTTTAAAAGCATTCTTTCTCCTGTATCCAATTCATCTCGCTCAACAATACTTTTTTTGATATGACAACATGTATAGATGATTTTTTCTAAATGTTCAAACAATTCTTCCTTTGTATAGTTTAATAAATCATCAAAAAGATTTTGATCTCTTATACACCCATATTTAATGATCTCTGCCATTCCATCACAGAAAAATCTATTATCTAGTGTTTTTAAAAGCTCTGGATCTATAAACACTGCTTTAGGATGATAAAAATTTCCTACTAGATTTTTGCCTTTAGGTAAATTAACAGCCACCTTCCCTCCTACGCTACTATCAATTTGTGCTAAAAGAGAAGTTGGAACTTGTATAAATGGAATTCCTCGTAGAAGTGTCGCAGCTGCAAATCCTGTTAAATCTCCTACAACACCACCTCCAAAGGCCATGATTAAATCTCCTCTAGTGATTTCAAAGTCTAAAAGTTCCTCATATACATTTTGTAATACACTTATTGATTTGCTTTTTTCTCCAGGCTCTACCACAATCATTTTTATTTCAAAATCATTCCTTAGTTGTTCCTTGATTCTTTGTCCATATATTTTTTCTACATTATTATCTGTAACAATTGCAATTTTTTTATTTTTGTATATTTTTTTAATTTCTTCTCCAATATGATTTAGCATTCCCTTTTTAATCAATATTGGATATTTCTTTTCTGGAAGATTTATATTTAATGTTGGCATTTTTTTATAAATTCCTCTCTCTTTATTCTTGCATCTTCAAATATAGTTTCTAATTCTTCATGGTCTTTATTGATTATAGCATTTTTGATACTTCCAACATATTCTTCAAATTCCTCTATTTTTTCTATTGTATTTTCTTGATTATCTATTAAGAGATCCGCCCAAAGCCTTCCATTTAGTCTAGCAACTCTTGTAGCGTCCCTAAAGCTCCCTGCAACAAATAGATGAGTTTCTTCCTTTACCCCCTTCATCAATGCCGCTGCCATAATATGTGGTAGTTGGCTTGTATAAGCCATGATTTCATCATGCTTTTTTGCACTGATCTTCATGATATTTTTACAGCCTATCCCTTTCACTATTTTTTCTATTAATGCTATATTTTCTTTTTTATTATATGGAGTAGGTGTAAGAATATAATTTGCACCTACAAATATATCCTTTGATGCAAAGGATAGTCCCTTATATTCTCTTCCCGCCATAGGATGGCCTCCAATAAAATCTAAATCTTTTCTTAAAAAACGATTGATTTCTTTTATTAATGTCTCCTTTGTACCTGCTACATCTGTAATAATGGCTCCCTTTTTAAAAAATTGCATATTCTCTTTTATGAATTTTGTCATTAACGCTGGATATACACATAGAATAATTATATCTGAATCCTTTAAAGGAACTTTTACATCTGTATATCCCTTATCAATAATACCCTTCCTTTGGGCAATTTCAATAGCCTCTTTGTCTATATCCACTGCCCATAAGTTTTTAGGTTTCAATTCCTTTAGTGCCATGGCATAAGAACCACCAATAAGTCCTAATCCCACTATAGTAATATTAAAATCAAAGCCGTCCAAAGAAACCACCTCACTATAGTTTTCTATTTTCAATCTCTGCAATTTTCTTTAAAGATTTCATGAGTGAACCAAATCTCTCAGGAGTTATGGATTGCTGTCCATCACATTTTGCATTAGATGGATCATTATGCACTTCTATCATTAATCCGTCTGCCCCAACTGTAATAGCCGCTTTTGCAAGAGGCTCTACTAACCACCATAATCCACCTGCATGACTTGGATCTACGATTA is part of the Crassaminicella profunda genome and encodes:
- the aroE gene encoding shikimate dehydrogenase gives rise to the protein MKLYGLIGEKLTHSFSPKIHEIIFKELKRKGHYHLFEIKRENLKDALYGLKALEVGGVNVTIPYKVDLMKYLDEISEEAKRIGAVNTICFRDGKTIGYNTDYYGFGMMLDTNDIQIENKRAAVLGTGGASKAVLQYLLDGGIKDITLVSRDVHKGKEKYKEFKMISYKEVKTLKDYDMLINCTPCGMYPHVDVSPVKKEDLLNFHTAIDLIYNPQETLLLKESKEKGLKAVNGLYMLVGQAIKAQELWNDVKIDNHICDKVYEEIARL
- a CDS encoding chorismate mutase, whose translation is MDDLDKLRNEIDYIDKEMVKLFERRMETVLKIAQYKKINHMPVFHKDREIQVIKKNIDHLKNKSFQEPTEEFFKKLMEISRSVQKEELKSIEEENKKRDDDKLIVGFQGVEGSFSEQALIEYFGENATRKNVREFKDVFESLKRDEINYGVLPIENSSTGGIAEVYDLLRQYGFYIIGEKCIKVEHHLLGMKGTKMEDIKEVYSHPQAFSQSSEFFKKYEDLKLIPYKNTAMSAKLIKDENTKMKAAVASKKAAKLYDLDIIASNINYNKSNYTRFIIIGKNLEMDLKANKISVVVATPHRAGALYGILRYFAENNLNMLKIESRPMINKSWEYFFYIDFEGNLNEEVVKKSIDLIGQGSSFFQLLGNYKEHNR
- the aroC gene encoding chorismate synthase, with amino-acid sequence MSNLWGNNIKVSIFGESHGKGIGVVIDGLKGGITLDLEEINREMQRRAPGKSKLATSRKEKDQFDILSGYFNNKTTGTPLCAVIYNTNQRSKDYEKTKAMIRPGHADYTGYVKYFGANDYRGGGHFSGRITAPLVFAGSVAKQILGKKDIFIGSHIKSIGSIVEEGFDSVNIKGELLKKLTHKEFPVIDDEKGSIMKEAILKAKSKEDSIGGIIETAIINFPVGVGSPFFDSIESKVSHMLFSIPGVKGVEFGEGFSITSMKGSYANDEYFIEEDKIKTFTNHNGGILGGISNGMPIIFKAALKPTPSIGKMQRSVHIEKRENINMKIEGRHDPCIVPRAVPVVEAAAAIALLDLLMEKDGIGWMI
- the aroA gene encoding 3-phosphoshikimate 1-carboxyvinyltransferase, yielding MKCVEINPSVLNGEVKIPPSKSMSHRAIICAALSEGESLIENIAFSDDIIATLEAMKSFGITAQNSEIDENGICSVHIQGKKKLKLLNHQIDCKESGSTIRFLIPMAGILGEKVTYTGRGKLVERPLDTYYKIFKEQNIDYSNNEGKLPLSVEGILKSGTFKMKGNISSQFITGLLFVLPLLDGDSKILITTELESKGYVDLTLDMLKKFSIEVENNNYEEFIIKGNQKYKSDNYRVEGDFSQAAFFIVAGILGESMKCKDLNIDSLQGDKAILDIVGKMGADIAIHDDFVKVKQSKTEGMIIDASQCPDLVPILSVLGALSKGTTKIVNAARLRIKESDRLKAMATELSKLGADIKELEDGLEIHGKEELKGGVVDSWNDHRIAMALAVASIKCTEPVIIQNNDAVKKSYPRFWKDFEKLGGKINEQPMGK
- the aroB gene encoding 3-dehydroquinate synthase, yielding MPTLNINLPEKKYPILIKKGMLNHIGEEIKKIYKNKKIAIVTDNNVEKIYGQRIKEQLRNDFEIKMIVVEPGEKSKSISVLQNVYEELLDFEITRGDLIMAFGGGVVGDLTGFAAATLLRGIPFIQVPTSLLAQIDSSVGGKVAVNLPKGKNLVGNFYHPKAVFIDPELLKTLDNRFFCDGMAEIIKYGCIRDQNLFDDLLNYTKEELFEHLEKIIYTCCHIKKSIVERDELDTGERMLLNFGHTLGHAVEKHYRYEKYTHGEAVAIGMYHITKKGEAMGITEKGTKNFIKEILCKYDLPYEMPPMDQEEIIKTIGLDKKNKGQYMNMVLIKKIGESFIEKIHRKDIEVLI
- a CDS encoding prephenate dehydrogenase — translated: MDGFDFNITIVGLGLIGGSYAMALKELKPKNLWAVDIDKEAIEIAQRKGIIDKGYTDVKVPLKDSDIIILCVYPALMTKFIKENMQFFKKGAIITDVAGTKETLIKEINRFLRKDLDFIGGHPMAGREYKGLSFASKDIFVGANYILTPTPYNKKENIALIEKIVKGIGCKNIMKISAKKHDEIMAYTSQLPHIMAAALMKGVKEETHLFVAGSFRDATRVARLNGRLWADLLIDNQENTIEKIEEFEEYVGSIKNAIINKDHEELETIFEDARIKREEFIKKCQH